In a genomic window of Muntiacus reevesi chromosome 1, mMunRee1.1, whole genome shotgun sequence:
- the LOC136155766 gene encoding olfactory receptor 7A17-like — protein sequence MEPSNKTQISQFLLLGLSTEAELQPLIFGLFLSMYLITVFGNLLIILVVSSDSHLHTPMYFFLSNLSFVDICVTSTTIPKMLWNIQTQHKGITYEGCITQMYFYILFAELDDILLTVMAYDRYVAICHPLHYTVIMSPRLCVLLVLISWVLIALYSLLHSLMMLQLSFWNKTQISEFLLLGLSEEPALQSLIFGLFLFMYLITVIGNLLIILVLCSDPHLHTSMYFFLSNLSFVDISFTSSIIPKMLWNIQTQSKVITYEGCIIQVYFYLLFAALDDFLLTMMAYDRFMAICHPLRYTVIMNPRLCALLVLGSWIVSALFPLLHSLMVLRLSFFSDLEIHHFFCEITWLIRLACSDPFLNNMAVYFGSGILGGAPLAGILYSYSKIVSSICGISSAQGKYKAFSTCASHLSVAALFYCSALGVYLSFTATYRSHTSAIASVMYTVVTPMLNPFVYSLRNKDIKRALKRFFGMEMFVKGLFALGLKNCP from the exons ATGGAACCAAGTAACAAAACACAAATTTCacaatttcttcttctgggactttcaACGGAAGCAGAACTACAACCCCTCATATTTGGGCTTTTTCTCTCCATGTACCTGatcactgtgtttggaaacctgctcatcatcttGGTTGTCAGCTcggactcccacctccacactcccatgtacttcttcctctccaacctgtcctttgtagacatctgtgtcacctccaccaccatcccaaagatgctgtggaacATCCAGACACAGCACAAAGGTATCACCTATGAAGGCTGCATCACCCAGATgtatttttacattctctttgcAGAATTAGATGACATTCTCctgactgtgatggcctatgatcggtatgtggccatctgccacccactGCACTACACCGTCATCATGAGCCCCCGCCTCTGTGTACTGCTGGTTCTGATATCCTGGGTGCTGATTGCCTTGTATTCCTTGCTACACAGCTTAATGATGCTGCAACTGTCCTTCT GGAACAAGACTCAAATATCAGaatttctccttctgggactttcAGAGGAGCCGGCATTGCAGTCCCTTATATTTGGGCTTTTCCTCTTCATGTATCTGATCACTGTGattggaaacctgctcatcatcctggttCTCTGCTCagacccccacctccacacaagcatgtacttcttcctctcaaacctgtcctttgtagacatcaGTTTTACATCCAGCATCATTCCAAAGATGCTATGGAACATCCAGACACAGAGCAAAGTCATCACTTATGAAGGCTGCATCATCCAGGTGTATTTTTACTTACTCTTTGCAGCATTAGATGACTTTCTCCTGACCATGATGGCCTATGATCGCTTCAtggccatctgtcaccccctgcGCTACACGGTCATCATGAACCCCCGGCTCTGTGCACTGCTGGTTCTGGGTTCCTGGATCGTAAGTGCCCTCTTTCCCCTGTTACACAGCTTAATGGTTTTGCGACTGTCCTTCTTCTCAGACTTGGAAATCCaccactttttctgtgaaatcACATGGCTGATCAGACTGGCCTGTTCTGATCCCTTTCTCAATAACATGGCGGTGTATTTCGGATCTGGAATTCTCGGGGGTGCTCCCCTGGCTGGTATTCTTTACTCTTACTCTAAGATAGTGTCCTCTATCTGTGGAATCTCATCTGCTCAGGGGAAGTATAAAGCATTCTCCACCTGCGCATCTCACCTCTCGGTTGCCGCCTTATTTTATTGTTCAGCCTTAGGAGTATATCTTAGCTTCACTGCTACCTACCGCTCACACACAAGTGCTATAGCATcggtgatgtacactgtggtcacacccatgctgaaccccttcgTCTATAGTCTGAGAAACAAAGACATAAAGAGGGCTCTAAAAAGATTCTTTGGGATGGAAATGTTTGTTAAAGGGCTATTTGCCCTTGGGCTGAAGAACTGCCCATGA